In Calliopsis andreniformis isolate RMS-2024a chromosome 8, iyCalAndr_principal, whole genome shotgun sequence, one DNA window encodes the following:
- the LOC143182040 gene encoding structural maintenance of chromosomes protein 1A-like, translating to MLQSDIYIFQLAGVIGNIKRNHIRFHQNIFWAEYRILFYYMWIAIFESSYRLIKSIYNRKLPEAMLKGVAVTCWTEIFCQFLSGISEILYKIIFTIFLQITSLNFASNKNCFCLDVVRLERIILFNFKSFKGKVTIGPFKPLTAIIGSNGSEFQRKSNIMDAISFVMGEKSRSLRIKQLSDLIYGASVGNPIADRCQNSFYFLLHVQITVVAHVTAVFIFEDNSKKTFTRAICGTSSEYKINDQVMFNTVVAAQFYLSELRELNLNVKAGNFLVFQGGIENIATKTSKEYTSMIEQISNSIEMKEEYERLKSEVFKAEEEVQFIFKKKRDILMRKKFVLLSIEEANHYKMLHKQYLDTKRELQLFQLFHIEKDIEDLQETLSTVKLNINEHERDKELAIDLLRQKNKCLKEKLTIMENLEHDITKMENAFKQKEGDFAEVKGKVSYWQQQLDTTKLLSIEAHKSNAAHRKAIKELQNELLEVEHLTSMFEQNMITQLLSQQSNIELNDAQVQEYFRLKVAVELQSSEKIQLCNSLKSEQIVNQNNLDNEIRKKFELQTKLNHKKDEKNKYLINVKHVENIKNELNDKINAKNKLEEALIKQKEELEATQLELQHVSEQLGNAKLDECMISRLNKEANTIKLLQNLFPGVVCFELNHAIYCGRLYNLCKPIHSRYQIAMTKVFGKYCNAIIVSTMNVAKECIHYLKEQQIGIETFLPLDSLKTKPAEERLRSITDPKNVKLLYDVLDFSPEINPAILFVTNNVLICETLDEARMLTFEANLQYIHNCVALDGTYFKKGGLISGGLVQLSQKAKVWQEQELQELRSKKVSYFLISMELTEKLREKMSFFRNELEMKALDVEIRGLTSRLKYSKLNLDEAASIRPIFRLQQTSENKLNALLNEIDITANELKTVNKNLTSIKKLMEEKEHEIQIAEKCIQDIEDEVFKTFCRAIGVDNIRQYEQGNLRIHQEQMERKMELEHLYNRIKNQLDYEENRDTEKAYNLNLPLQFIKKINSLRFFFRHDLFYRLQGKDPILCSLEQHLRKKFFQVCAFYQSWRFSLRQIAKILPLQFIKKINSLRFFFAKLQGKDPILCSLEQHLRKKFFQVCAFYQSWILPLQFIKKINSLRFFFRHDLFYRLQGKDPILCSLEQHLRKKFFQVCAFYQSWRFSIRQIAKILPLQFIKKINSLRFFFRHDLFYRLQGKDPILCSLEQHLRKKFFQVCAFYQSWRFSIRQIAKILPLQFIKKINSLGRSKRYVSVNGIPEKNSRIFKALRQDIRLFFAELSSVKISRFLHKTFQCHNFFGAVLKTEKNMRSAKQELENACQEEAIRKIIIKEELDKLNNLRVEYDKVKADVTEAEKSVNHCRKQIHVIERTIVNAHKEHSILMTNIRKKIAEHHAIIKNSKADKSIIMNLNYIENIPIPLLYNNSEDVQSSTVTTDASVNEEQRQPRDALPCIDFSKLSQSLKERTEINIDDLKSKFTSKLEKLQNELKSVENCNLKADIEVESLMEELKEINSEHLRARKKVTTMNREFEVVKKQRCDRFIRGLEHINTQIDIIYKSLVKDPSAQAVLLAENPEEPYLGGINYNCIAPGKRFQLMSNFSGGEKTVAALALLFAIHSFRPAPFLVLDEVDAALDNANIKNFEEFMRSRIKEIQFIIISLKHRLFAHTDALIGICSDLSGEYPESLVYTLSLEKYPSSRK from the exons ATGTTGCAAAGcgatatttatatatttcaatTGG CGGGTGTTATAGGTAATATCAAAAGGAATCATATCCGGTTTCATCAGAATATTTTTTGGGCGGAATATCGT ATATTATTCTATTATATGTGGATCGCGATTTTTGAGAGTTCTTATCGTTTAAtaaaatcaatctacaatcgaaaATTGCCTGAAGCAATGTTAAAAGGAGTGGC AGTTACTTGTTGGACCGAAATATTCTGTCAATTTTTAAGCGGAATAAgtgaaatattatataaaataatttttacaatAT TTCTTCAAATTACTTCCTTGAACTTCGCGAGTAATAAAAATTGCTTTTGTCTCGACGTTG TCCGTTTGGAACGTATTATCCTTTTTAACTTTAAATCCTTCAAGGGTAAAGTAACCATTGGTCCATTCAAACCATTAACCGCAATTATTGGTTCAAATGGATCCG AATTTCAGA GAAAATCGAATATTATGGATGCGATTAGTTTTGTAATGGGCGAGAAATCTAGAAGCTTACGTATTAAACAATTAAGCGATCTTATTTACGGTGCATCTGTAGGCAACCCTATAGCGGACAGGTGTcaaaattctttttattttttgttgcaTGTTCAAATTACTGTAGT aGCACATGTAACGGCTGTTTTTATCTTTGAAGACAATAGTAAAAAAACATTTACCAGAGCTATTTGTGGTACTTCTTCTGAATATAAAATCAATGATCAGGTAATGTTCAATACA GTGGTTGCAGCTCAGTTTTACTTATCAGAATTGAGGGAACTGAATCTTAATGTAAAGGCTGGGAATTTTTTGGTATTTCAAGGGGGTATTGAGAATATAGCAACAAAAACATCAAAAGAATATACTTCCATGATTGAACAAATTAGTAATTCTATTGAAATGAAAGAAGAGTATGAGAG GTTGAAAAGTGAAGTGTTTAAAGCAGAAGAGgaagttcaatttattttcaaaaagaaaAGAGATATTCTCATGAGAAAAAAGTTTGTCTTATTATCAATAGAAGAAGCAAATCACTATAAAATGCTTCATAAACaatat ttAGATACAAAACGTGAGTTGCAACTTTTCCAACTATTTCACATTGAGAAAGATATTGAAGATCTTCAAGAGACTTTAAGTActgtaaaattaaatataaatgaaCATGAAAGAGATAAGGAACTTGCAATTGACCTTTTACGACAAaagaataaatgtttgaaagAGAAACTTACAATTATGGAAAATCTTGAACATGACATTACAAAAATGGAAAATGCTTTTAAACAGAAAGAGGGGGATTTTGCAGAAGTAAAAGGAAAAGTTTCATATTGGCAACAGCAACTTGATACTACTAAGTTATTGTCAATAGAAGCACATAAATCCAATGCTGCTCATAGAAAAGCAATTAAAGAATTGCAAAATGAATTACTAGAAGTAGAACATTTGACGTCTATGTTTGAACAAAATATGATAACACAATTGTTATCTCAACAGAGCAATATAGAACTCAATGATGCACAA GTACAAGAATACTTTCGTTTAAAAGTAGCTGTAGAATTACAATcttcagaaaaaatacaactttgTAATTCTCTAAAATCTGAACAAATTGTAAATCAAAATAATCTAGATAATGAAATTAGGAAAAAATTTGAGTTACAAACTAAATTAAATCACAAAAAAGATGAAAAAAATAAGTATCTCATAAATGTGAAACAtgttgaaaatattaaaaatgaattaaatGATAAGATAAATGCAAAGAATAAGTTAGAAGAAGCGCTTATTAAACAAAAGGAGGAACTGGAAGCTACACAATTGGAACTTCAACATGTATCTGAACAACTTGGCAATGCTAAATTAGATGAATGCATGATTTCGCGTTTAAATAAGGAAGCAAATACAATTAAActtttacaaaatttatttcCTGGTGTGGTATGTTTCGAACTAAATCACGCTATATAT tGTGGTCGTTTATATAATTTGTGTAAACCAATCCATTCTCGCTACCAAATTGCTATGACAAAAGTGTTTGGAAAGTACTGCAATGCTATTATAGTGTCTACAATGAACGTAGCAAAAGAATGTATCCATTACTTAAAAGAGCAACAGATAGGAATTGAAACGTTTTTACCATTAGATTCTTTGAAAACTAAGCCGGCAGAGGAAAGACTACG TTCTATCACGGACCCAAAGAACGTCAAACTTCTTTACGATGTACTTGATTTTTCCCCCGAGATTAATCCTGCCATATTGTTTGTAACTAACAACGTGTTAATCTGTGAAACGCTAGATGAAGCGAGAATGCTTACATTTGAAGCTAATCTACAATATATACATAAT TGTGTCGCGTTAGATGGCACTTATTTTAAAAAAGGGGGTCTAATTTCTGGAGGACTGGTTCAGTTATCACAAAAAGCTAAAGTCTGGCAAGAGCAAGAACTGCAAGAATTACGATCGAAAAAGGTTTCATATTTTCTGATTTCG ATGGAATTAACAGAAAAATTAAGAGAAAAAATGTCATTCTTTCGCAACGAACTTGAAATGAAAGCGTTGGATGTAGAAATTCGTGGACTTACAAGTAGATTGAAATATAGCAAATTGAATTTAGACGAGGCTGCAAGTATCCGTCCTATTTTTAGACTTCAGCAAACAAGT GAGAATAAATTAAATGCTCTTCTAAATGAAATAGACATTACTGCAAATGAATTAAAAACTGTAAAT AAAAATTTAACATCGATCAAAAAACTAATGGAGGAAAAAGAGCATGAAATTCAAATTGCAGAAAAATGTATTCAGGACATTGAAGATGAAGTTTTCAAAACTTTTTGTAGAGCTATTGGTGTAGATAATATACGCCAGTACGAGCAAGGAAATTTAAG AATACATCAGGAACAAATGGAAAGAAAAATGGAATTGGAACATCTATATAATCGAATAAAAAACCAACTGGATTACGAAGAAAATCGTGATACCGAAA AAGCATATAACttgaaccttcctcttcaaTTCATAAAAAAGATCaactcgctgcgattttttttc cgacatgatcttttttataGATTACAGGGGAaggatcctattttatgctcccttgAACAGCatcttcgaaaaaaatttttccaagtctgtGCGTTCTATCAAAGTTGGCGATTTTCGCTacgacaaattgcaaa GATCCTTCCTCTTCAATTTATAAAAAAGATCAACTCGctccgattttttttcgcaaa ATTACAGGGGAaggatcctattttatgctcccttgAACAGCatcttcgaaaaaaatttttccaagtctgtGCGTTCTAtcaaagttg GATCCTTCCTCTTCAATTTATAAAAAAGATCaactcgctgcgattttttttc cgacatgatcttttttataGATTACAGGGGAaggatcctattttatgctcccttgAACAGCatcttcgaaaaaaatttttccaagtctgtGCGTTCTATCAAAGTTGGCGATTTTCGATacgacaaattgcaaa GATCCTTCCTCTTCAATTTATAAAAAAGATCaactcgctgcgattttttttc cgacatgatcttttttataGATTACAGGGGAaggatcctattttatgctcccttgAACAGCatcttcgaaaaaaatttttccaagtctgtGCGTTCTATCAAAGTTGGCGATTTTCGATacgacaaattgcaaa GATCCTTCCTCTTCAATTTATAAAAAAGATCaactcgct aggaagATCCAAGCGATATGTTTCTGTGAATGgcatccccgaaaaaaattctaggat ATTTAAGGCACTACG TCAAGACATCAGACT atttttcgcggagttatcgtcagtcaaaattAGCCGATTTTTGCACAAAACTTTTCAATGCCATAATTTTTTTG GTGCAGTTTTAAAGACTGAAAAAAATATGAGATCTGCCAAACAAGAACTAGAAAATGCATGTCAAGAGGAAGCTATAAGAAAGATTATCATCAAAGAGGAATTGGACAAATTAAACAATTTACGAGTGGAGTATGATAAAGTCAAAGCTGATGTGACTGAAGCAGAGAAAAGTGTAAATCACTGCAGAAAACAAATACATGTTATTGAAAGAACAATTGTAAATGCTCATAAGGAACACAGTATACTTATGACGAACATCAGAAAGAAGATAGCAGAACATCACGCTATTATTAAAAACAGCAAGGCAGATAAATCTAtaataatgaatttaaattat ATTGAGAATATTCCGATTCCACTACTTTATAACAATAGTGAAGATGTACAAAGTTCCACCGTCACAACCGATGCATCTGTAAACGAAGAACAACGGCAACCAAGAGATGCACTTCCGTGCATCGACTTCAGTAAGCTCTCTCAAAGTTTAAAAGAGAGAACAGAAATAAATATTGATGATCTAAAATCTAAATTTACGTCAAAACTCGAAAAACTGCAGAATGAATTAAAGTCTGTAGAAAATTGCAATTTGAAG GCCGATATAGAAGTTGAGTCCTTAATGGAagaattaaaagaaataaactCTGAACATCTAAGAGCACGTAAAAAAGTAACTACGATGAACAGAGAATTTGAAGTAGTGAAAAAACAAAGATGTGATCGATTTATCCGCGGTCTAGAACATATTAATACCCAGATAGATATAATTTACAAG TCTTTAGTTAAAGATCCATCTGCTCAAGCTGTTCTACTCGCAGAGAATCCCGAAGAACCGTATTTAGgtggcataaattacaattgtaTAGCACCGGGGAAAAGATTTCAATTAATGTCTAATTTTTCTGGTGGAGAGAAGACTGTTGCAGCATTAGCTTTATTATTTGCTATTCATAG TTTCAGACCAGCGCCGTTTCTGGTATTAGACGAAGTGGATGCGGCCTTAGATAACGCGAATATAAAAAATTTTGAAGAGTTTATGCGTTCCAGAATAAAAGAAATACAATTTATTATAATATCTTTGAAGCACAGATTGTTCGCACATACTGATGCTCTTATTGGAATATGCTCTGAT CTCAGTGGAGAATATCCAGAAAGTTTAGTGTACACACTTTCGCTGGAGAAGTACCCTTCATCGCGCAAATAA
- the Smc1 gene encoding structural maintenance of chromosomes 1: MPAFLKHIEVENFKSYKGKLIIGPLKSFTAVVGPNGSGKSNFMDAISFVMGEKTSSLRVKRFSELIHGASIGMPVARSASVTAVFELEDGSEKSFMRSVQGSSSEHRINNNVVTSQVYLNELEHLGINVKAKNFLVFQGAVESIAMKNPKERTALFEEISNSGALKAEYERLRTEMLKAEEETQFSYQKKKGIAAERKEAKLEKEEAEKYQRLKEEYVEKQVELQLFRLFHNEKSTENLEVQQKKKQHEIEKIEKKKEKAEELLKEKKKEAGKLGRDLAKIEQDIREVEVEITKKRPTFIKAKERVAHMQKKVESARKSLAQARIADEAHKKDIHELQEELRQVEEAKAAYEASIAGQSQLQGRDVQLEDEQVREYNRLKEEAGKQSARYLQLLDSINREQKSDQDRLDNEGRKKTEIENKHKQKGHMRDEALKRVEKLEEHIRTSEAALEDQKKMRADLQSDVGTSKDKIQNLQRELESISEQLGDAKVDKHEVSRTKKKTEIVENFKRLFPGVYDRMYNMCEPIHKRYNVAITKVLGKYMEAIVVDTEKTARQCIQYLKEQYLEPETFLPLDYIQAKPLKERLRNIQEPKNVKLLYDVLHFSPKDIDRAVLFATNNALVCETPEDANKVAYEMDKKARYDCVALDGTFYQKAGIISGGSLDLAKKAKRWDEKQMSQLKAQKEKLTEELRESLKKSRKESELNTVESQIRGLETRLKYNKSDLAATQKQIAELETELDALQNELNMFGPAIAAIEKTMAERDQEIQNIKEKMNNVEDDVFASFCEQIGVSNIRQYEERELRSQQERAKKRMEFENQCNRIYNQLDFEKQRDTESNVLRWERAVQDAEDKLESARQTESNQKAEIDHDETQMEQLKSARNAKKMEVDQKEDEIGKARREVGAIAKDIQAAQKQLNGIEAKIEQKKAERHAILMQCKMEDIAIPMLHGNMEDIASETSTANASDGNNDSTVSTQQQYEREKRITIDYALLPENLKDIDEEDIKKTTDKLTKTINDLQSTIQRIQAPNMKAIQKLYLAKEKLQETNEEFEQSRKKAKKAKTQFEKIKKERHDRFMTCFEHVANEIDPIYKSLAKNQSAQAFLGPENPEEPYLDGINYNCVAPGKRFQPMSNLSGGEKTVAALALLFAIHSFQPAPFFVLDEIDAALDNTNIGKVASYIRDKTSSLQTIVISLKEEFYSHADALIGICPDVGECLESKVLTLDLTAYPTHINS; encoded by the exons ATGCCAGCTTTTTTAAAGCATATCGAGGTAGAGAATTTTAAATCGTACAAGGGAAAGCTTATTATAGGACCTTTGAAATCTTTCACCGCTGTCGTTGGGCCAAATGGATCCG GTAAATCTAATTTTATGGACGCGATTAGTTTTGTTATGGGAGAAAAAACAAGTAGTTTGCGCGTAAAACGATTTAGTGAACTTATTCATGGAGCCTCAATTGGAATGCCAGTTGCCAGAAGTGCATCTGTCACTGCTGTATTTGAACTGGAAGATGGTTCAGAAAAAAGTTTCATGCGTTCTGTGCAAGGATCATCCTCTGAGCACAGAATAAATAACAATGTAGTCACCAGCCAAGTGTATCTTAATGAACTGGAACACCTTGGTATTAATGTCAAGGCAAAAAATTTCTTGGTATTCCAAGGGGCTGTGGAATCAATAGCTATGAAAAACCCAAAAGAGCGTACTGCACTCTTTGAAGAAATTAGCAATTCTGGTGCATTGAAAGCAGAATATGAAAGATTAAGAACAGAGATGTTGAAAGCAGAGGAAGAGACTCAGTTTTCTTACCAAAAGAAGAAGGGAATTGCTGCAGAAAGGAAGGAAGCAAAGTTGGAGAAGGAAGAAGCTGAGAAGTATCAACGCTTGAAGGAGGAATATGTAGAAAAACAAGTTGAATTACAACTATTTCGGTTGTTCCATAATGAGAAAAGTACAGAGAATTTAGAAGTTCAACAGAAGAAGAAGCAGCATGAAATAGAGAAGATTGAGAAGAAGAAAGAGAAGGCAGAAGAATtactaaaagaaaaaaagaaggagGCTGGAAAATTAGGAAGAGATCTAGCTAAAATAGAGCAGGATATTAGAGAAGTAGAAGTGGAAATAACAAAGAAGAGACCTACATTCATCAAAGCAAAAGAGCGTGTTGCTCACATGCAGAAAAAAGTAGAGTCTGCAAGGAAATCATTGGCACAAGCACGTATTGCTGATGAAGCACATAAGAAGGATATACATGAATTACAAGAGGAGCTACGTCAGGTAGAGGAAGCTAAAGCAGCCTATGAGGCAAGTATTGCAGGACAATCACAATTACAAGGAAGGGATGTACAGCTGGAAGATGAGCAGGTGAGAGAGTATAATCGATTGAAGGAGGAAGCAGGCAAACAATCAGCAAGGTATTTGCAGCTTCTTGATTCTATTAATCGTGAACAAAAATCAGATCAAGATAGGCTTGATAATGAAGGAAGAAAAAAGACAGAAATAGAGAACAAGCATAAACAGAAAGGTCACATGCGAGATGAAGCTCTTAAAAGAGTAGAAAAATTAGAGGAGCATATAAGAACTTCCGAGGCTGCATTAGAAGATCAGAAAAAAATGCGAGCCGATTTGCAATCCGATGTCGGTACCTCGAAAGATAAGATCCAGAATCTTCAGCGGGAATTAGAAAGTATTTCAGAGCAACTCGGTGACGCGAAGGTGGATAAGCACGAAGTGTCAAGGACCAAGAAGAAAACTGAAATTGTGGAAAATTTCAAGCGACTTTTCCCTGGTGTATACGATCGTATGTATAATATGTGTGAACCCATTCACAAGAGATACAATGTTGCAATTACAAAAGTTCTTGGTAAATACATGGAAGCTATTGTTGTTGATACTGAGAAAACAGCTAGGCAATGTATTCAGTATCTCAAGGAACAGTATCTGGAACCAGAAACATTTCTTCCTCTAGATTACATACAGGCAAAACCATTGAAGGAAAGGCTCAGAAACATACAAGAGCCAAAAAATGTAAAGTTGCTGTATGATGTGTTACACTTCTCTCCCAAGGATATTGATAGAGCAGTATTGTTTGCAACAAATAATGCTCTTGTCTGCGAAACACCTGAGGATGCCAACAAAGTAGCTTATGAGATGGACAAGAAAGCGAGATACGATTGTGTTGCATTGGATGGAACGTTTTATCAGAAGGCTGGAATTATTTCTGGCGGTAGTTTAGATCTCGCGAAGAAAGCAAAAAGATGGGATGAGAAGCAAATGTCTCAGCTCAAAGCACAAAAAGAGAAGTTAACAGAAGAATTGCGTGAGTCCCTAAAAAAATCGCGAAAAGAATCCGAATTGAATACCGTCGAATCTCAAATACGTGGACTAGAAACTCGTCTAAAATATAACAAGAGCGATCTTGCTGCTACTCAAAAGCAAATCGCTGAACTTGAGACAGAATTAGATGCTCTGCAAAATGAATTGAATATGTTTGGTCCAGCAATAGCAGCGATTGAGAAGACCATGGCTGAAAGGGATCAGGAAATACAGAACATCAAAGAAAAAATGAACAACGTTGAAGATGATGTATTCGCCAGTTTCTGCGAACAGATTGGCGTGTCTAATATTCGCCAATATGAAGAAAGAGAATTACGATCGCAACAGGAAAGAGCAAAGAAGAGAATGGAGTTTGAGAATCAATGTAATCGCATCTACAATCAGTTAGACTTTGAGAAACAACGTGATACAGAGAGCAACGTTTTACGTTGGGAACGCGCTGTTCAAGATGCAGAAGATAAACTGGAATCTGCGCGACAAACTGAATCTAATCAGAAAGCAGAAATAGATCACGATGAGACACAGATGGAACAACTGAAGTCAGCGCGAAACGCGAAGAAGATGGAAGTTGATCAAAAAGAAGATGAAATAGGCAAAGCCAGACGCGAAGTGGGAGCAATTGCAAAAGATATACAGGCTGCTCAAAAACAGTTGAATGGCATTGAAGCTAAAATTGAACAGAAAAAAGCTGAACGACATGCTATCCTTATGCAGTGCAAAATGGAGGATATTGCAATTCCAATGCTCCATGGAAATATGGAAGATATAGCTAGTGAAACTAGTACAGCTAATGCTTCAGATGGCAATAATGATTCAACTGTAAGCACTCAACAGCAGTATGAACGTGAGAAGCGAATTACGATAGATTATGCACTTCTACCTGAAAATTTAAAAGATATAGAtgaagaagatattaaaaaaacTACTGATAAACTAACGAAAACAATAAATGATTTACAAAGTACTATTCAACGTATTCAAGCACCGAATATGAAG GCAATTCAAAAATTGTATCTTGCCAAGGAGAAGCTGCAAGAGACTAATGAAGAATTCGAGCAATCTCGTAAAAAAGCAAAGAAAGCAAAAACACAATTTGAGAAGATAAAGAAAGAAAGGCATGACCGATTTATGACCTGTTTTGAACATGTAGCTAATGAAATTGATCCAATTTATAAG AGCTTAGCAAAGAATCAATCAGCCCAAGCGTTCCTAGGTCCAGAAAATCCAGAGGAACCATATTTGGATGGTATTAACTACAATTGTGTAGCACCAGGAAAGCGATTTCAACCAATGTCTAACTTGTCTGGTGGAGAGAAAACTGTAGCAGCATTAGCATTATTGTTCGCAATTCATAG TTTTCAACCTGCTCCATTTTTTGTCTTGGACGAAATCGATGCTGCTTTGGATAACACAAATATAGGAAAAGTAGCAAGCTACATACGTGACAAAACGAGTTCGTTGCAAACTATTGTTATATCGTTAAAAGAAGAGTTTTATTCTCATGCTGACGCGTTAATCGGCATCTGTCCTGAT GTCGGTGAATGTTTGGAAAGTAAAGTATTAACACTTGATTTAACTGCATATCCAACGCACATTAATTCGTAG
- the Prx5 gene encoding peroxiredoxin 5: protein MNQLLNRVISVGERSSFSCLVRGFHVSSQNMVISVGDKLPAVDLYEDSPTNKVNLAKIAAGKKIVIFAVPGAFTPGCSKTHLPGFIQKAGELKSKGVAEIFCVAVNDPFVMSAWGKEHGAEGKVRMLADPACQFTDALELSVDLPVLGGKRSKRYSMILEDGVVTELNVEPDNTGLSCSLAEHMKL from the exons ATGAACCAACTTCTTAATCGCGTAATTTCGGTCGGCGAACGATCATCGTTCAGTTGTTTGGTGAGAGGGTTTCACGTCTCGTCTCAAAACATGGTTATCAGT GTAGGTGATAAGCTACCCGCCGTTGACCTCTACGAGGATTCGCCGACAAATAAGGTGAATCTCGCGAAAATTGCAGCAGGGAAAAAAATCGTGATTTTTGCAGTACCAGGTGCTTTCACACCAGGATGTTCCAAA ACACATCTTCCAGGTTTTATTCAAAAAGCTGGAGAATTAAAATCCAAAGGTGTTGCAGAAATCTTCTGTGTTGCAGTGAATGATCCATTTGTAATGTCAGCCTGGGGTAAGGAACATGGAGCAGAAGGGAAG GTACGCATGCTAGCAGACCCTGCATGTCAATTCACAGATGCATTAGAACTTTCTGTGGACTTACCTGTTTTGGGAGGAAAGAGAAGTAAGAGATATTCTATGATTCTTGAGGATGGTGTGGTGACAGAGCTGAATGTGGAACCAGACAACACTGGCCTTTCTTGTTCTCTGGCAGAACATATGAAGTTGTAA